A window from Plasmodium chabaudi chabaudi strain AS genome assembly, chromosome: 11 encodes these proteins:
- a CDS encoding ADP-ribosylation factor, putative — protein MGNAATNSVIKNKNPDTKKYNILILGLNGSGKTTLLYHNIIPEWSNITSCMEPTISYHYEEIKLMNGRIGFWDISGNTIMRNIWQLIYRNIMVNAVLYVINIMDISDEAVTENNSLISLLLNDECLQTSCIVLVFNTFNEVNKIDETTKNELLIKYKIKDLIDNYGNRIHHIFLDCKSCKLDKNWMNLIQQISYYF, from the exons atgggGAACGCTGCAACTAACagtgttataaaaaataagaaccctgatactaaaaaatataatattttaattttaggCCTTAATGGGTCAGGGAAAAcaacattattatatcataaCATTATACCAG aatgGTCAAATATAACTTCATGCATGGAACCAACAATATCATATCACTATGAAGAAATTAAATTGATGAATGGAAGAATTGGCTTTTGGGACATTTCAGGAAACACTATA ATGAGAAATATATGGCAACTAATTTATCGGAACATAATGGTAAATGCAGTTTTATACGTTATTAACATAATGGACATATCCGATGAAGCAGTAACAGAAAACAATTCACTCATAAGtctattattaaatgatgAATGTTTGCAAACATCGTGCATAGTTTTAGTATTTAATACTTTTAACGAAGTGAATAAAATAGATGAAACTactaaaaatgaattactaattaaatataaaattaaggATTTGATTGATAATTATGGAAATAGAattcatcatatttttttagattGCAAAAGTTGCAAATTGGACAAAAACTGGATGAATTTAATACAACAAatttcttattatttttaa